A genomic segment from Halomonas sp. TA22 encodes:
- a CDS encoding succinate dehydrogenase iron-sulfur subunit — MSTLQVSIYRYNPETDSAPYMQEFQIDTKGRDLMVLDVLHLAKEQDSSMAYRRSCREGVCGSDGMNMNGKNGLACVTALSDVVKGNKLVLRPLPGLPVIRDLVVDMGLFYKQYERIQPYLQNDTPAPAIERLQSPEDRDKLDGLYECILCACCSTSCPSFWWNPDKFVGPAGLLQSYRFLADSRDEATRERLAELEDPFSVFRCRGIMNCVAVCPKGLNPTRAIGKIREMLLANAT; from the coding sequence ATGTCCACGCTTCAGGTATCCATTTACCGCTACAATCCAGAAACCGACTCCGCGCCCTACATGCAGGAGTTCCAGATCGATACCAAGGGTCGCGATCTGATGGTGCTCGACGTGCTGCACCTGGCCAAGGAGCAGGACAGCTCGATGGCGTATCGCCGTAGCTGCCGCGAGGGTGTTTGCGGCTCCGACGGCATGAACATGAACGGCAAGAATGGCCTTGCCTGCGTTACTGCGCTCTCCGACGTGGTCAAAGGCAACAAGCTGGTGCTGCGTCCGCTGCCGGGCCTGCCGGTGATACGTGACCTGGTGGTCGACATGGGGCTGTTCTACAAGCAGTACGAGCGTATCCAGCCGTATCTGCAGAACGACACTCCGGCCCCGGCGATCGAGCGTCTGCAGTCGCCGGAAGATCGCGACAAGCTCGATGGTCTGTATGAGTGTATCCTGTGCGCCTGTTGCTCCACTTCGTGCCCGTCGTTCTGGTGGAACCCGGACAAGTTCGTCGGCCCTGCCGGCCTGCTGCAGTCCTACCGTTTCCTCGCCGACTCCCGTGACGAGGCGACCCGCGAGCGTCTGGCAGAACTCGAGGATCCGTTTTCCGTGTTCCGGTGCCGGGGCATCATGAACTGTGTCGCGGTCTGCCCCAAGGGACTCAATCCGACGCGGGCCATCGGCAAGATACGCGAGATGTTACTGGCCAATGCCACTTAA
- the sdhA gene encoding succinate dehydrogenase flavoprotein subunit, with amino-acid sequence MSSMRSLTFDAIIIGGGGSGLRAALELAKSGKKTAVLSKVFPTRSHTVSAQGGITCAIASADPNDDWRWHMYDTVKGGDYITDQEAAEYMCSEGPKAVFELEHMGLPFSRFDNGRIYQRPFGGQSKDFGKGGQAARTCAAADRTGHALLHTLYQNNLKNDTVFLNEWFAVDLVKNANGDVVGCIALCIETGEVVHIKSKATVLATGGAGRIYASTTNALINTGDGIGMALRAGFPMQDMEMWQFHPTGIYGAGTLVTEGCRGEGGYLVNKDGERFMERYAPNAKDLAGRDVVARSMVMEILEGRGCGDKGDHVFLKLDHLGEEVLGKRLPGIVELSKTFAHVDPAKEPIPVVPTCHYMMGGIPTNVHGQAIMQVDGKDQIVNGLFACGEAACVSVHGANRLGGNSLLDLVVFGRAAGMFIEGALNEGVDYLDASDSDVDTAMARMSRWNESSGGESVPALKAELQDIMQNAFGVFRQEDHMQEGVKKLAELRERIATASLGDKSNAFNTARVEALELDNLMEVAEATAISALERKESRGAHSRYDYPDRDDANWLKHSLYFPTDKTLGKRDVNFAPKTVATFEPKIRTY; translated from the coding sequence ATGTCTAGTATGCGTAGCCTGACCTTCGACGCAATCATCATCGGTGGCGGCGGCTCCGGCCTGCGTGCCGCGCTCGAGCTGGCCAAGTCCGGCAAGAAGACCGCCGTGCTCTCCAAGGTGTTCCCGACGCGCTCGCACACGGTTTCCGCCCAGGGCGGCATCACCTGCGCGATTGCCTCTGCCGACCCCAATGACGACTGGCGCTGGCACATGTACGACACCGTCAAGGGCGGCGACTACATCACTGACCAGGAAGCGGCCGAGTACATGTGTTCCGAAGGACCCAAGGCGGTATTCGAGCTCGAGCACATGGGCTTGCCGTTCTCGCGCTTCGATAACGGCCGTATCTATCAGCGCCCCTTCGGCGGTCAGTCCAAGGACTTCGGCAAGGGTGGCCAGGCCGCACGCACCTGTGCCGCCGCCGACCGTACCGGCCACGCGCTGCTGCACACGCTCTACCAGAACAACCTGAAGAACGACACCGTGTTCCTCAACGAGTGGTTCGCGGTCGACCTGGTCAAGAACGCCAACGGCGATGTGGTGGGCTGCATCGCCCTGTGCATCGAGACCGGTGAAGTGGTGCATATCAAGTCAAAGGCGACGGTACTGGCCACCGGTGGCGCCGGCCGCATCTACGCCTCCACGACCAATGCCCTGATCAACACCGGCGACGGCATCGGCATGGCGCTGCGTGCGGGCTTCCCGATGCAGGACATGGAGATGTGGCAGTTCCACCCCACCGGCATCTACGGTGCCGGCACGCTGGTGACCGAAGGTTGCCGCGGCGAGGGTGGCTATCTGGTCAACAAGGATGGCGAGCGCTTCATGGAGCGTTATGCCCCCAACGCCAAGGATCTGGCCGGTCGCGACGTCGTGGCCCGCTCCATGGTCATGGAGATTCTCGAGGGTCGCGGCTGCGGCGATAAGGGCGACCACGTGTTCCTCAAGCTCGACCATCTTGGCGAAGAGGTCCTGGGCAAGCGTCTGCCGGGTATCGTCGAACTCTCCAAGACCTTTGCCCATGTCGATCCGGCCAAGGAACCGATCCCGGTGGTGCCGACCTGCCACTACATGATGGGGGGTATTCCCACCAACGTGCATGGCCAGGCGATCATGCAGGTCGACGGCAAGGATCAGATCGTCAATGGCCTGTTCGCGTGTGGCGAGGCAGCCTGCGTCTCGGTGCACGGTGCCAACCGCCTGGGCGGCAACTCGCTGCTCGATCTAGTGGTCTTCGGTCGCGCCGCCGGCATGTTCATCGAGGGAGCGCTCAATGAAGGTGTCGACTATCTCGATGCCTCCGACTCCGATGTCGACACCGCCATGGCGCGCATGAGCCGCTGGAACGAGTCCAGTGGCGGTGAGTCCGTGCCGGCGCTCAAGGCCGAGCTTCAGGACATCATGCAGAATGCCTTCGGAGTGTTCCGTCAGGAAGACCATATGCAGGAAGGGGTGAAAAAGCTCGCCGAACTGCGTGAGCGGATTGCCACTGCCAGCCTGGGTGACAAGTCCAACGCCTTCAATACTGCCCGTGTCGAGGCGCTCGAGCTCGACAATCTGATGGAAGTGGCCGAGGCGACTGCCATCTCAGCACTGGAGCGCAAGGAGAGTCGTGGTGCTCACTCACGCTATGACTATCCGGACCGTGACGATGCCAACTGGTTGAAGCACTCGCTGTACTTCCCGACCGATAAGACGCTTGGCAAGCGCGACGTGAATTTCGCGCCGAAGACGGTCGCCACCTTCGAGCCGAAGATCCGTACATATTAA
- the sdhD gene encoding succinate dehydrogenase, hydrophobic membrane anchor protein, whose protein sequence is MVTNITSFGRSGLSDWLIQRVSAVILALYTLFIVGYLLFNPGLDYVTWSGLFAQTWMRIFSLLAFISLAAHAWIGLWTVSTDYLKATNIRLAVQAVVILAIFVFLVWGIQVLWGA, encoded by the coding sequence ATGGTAACCAATATTACGAGCTTTGGCCGCAGCGGGCTGTCCGATTGGCTGATTCAGCGGGTCTCGGCCGTCATTCTGGCATTATATACCCTTTTCATCGTGGGTTATCTGCTCTTCAATCCCGGTCTCGATTACGTCACCTGGAGCGGACTGTTTGCCCAGACGTGGATGCGCATCTTCTCGCTGCTGGCATTCATCTCTCTTGCCGCGCACGCCTGGATCGGTCTGTGGACGGTGTCGACCGACTATCTGAAAGCGACCAACATCCGCCTTGCCGTGCAGGCAGTCGTCATTTTAGCCATCTTCGTCTTTTTGGTGTGGGGCATTCAAGTCCTGTGGGGAGCCTGA
- the sdhC gene encoding succinate dehydrogenase, cytochrome b556 subunit has translation MNSKRPVNLDLSTIKFPLPALTSITHRVTGIILFIGLIFAFWALDKSLSSPQGFLAVQDTLANNILAKLIAWGLLSALIFHVVAGFQHLLMDINIGVTLESGMRKAQITVVVSAVLVILAGVWVW, from the coding sequence GTGAATAGTAAACGACCCGTAAACCTCGATCTTTCGACGATCAAATTTCCTCTCCCGGCGCTGACGTCGATCACCCACCGTGTTACCGGCATTATCCTGTTCATTGGCCTGATCTTCGCCTTCTGGGCGCTCGACAAGTCATTGTCATCTCCTCAGGGTTTTCTGGCGGTGCAAGATACGCTGGCCAACAACATCCTGGCCAAGCTGATCGCCTGGGGCCTGCTCTCCGCCTTGATCTTTCATGTGGTGGCCGGTTTCCAGCACCTGCTGATGGACATCAACATTGGCGTCACCCTGGAGAGTGGCATGCGTAAGGCACAGATCACCGTCGTGGTCAGTGCGGTTCTGGTGATTCTGGCGGGGGTTTGGGTATGGTAA
- the gltA gene encoding citrate synthase has translation MADRKATLKVDGLDKLIEFPVYSGTAGPDVIDVRGLGAEGFFTHDPGFMATSCTESAITFIDGGKGILLHRGYPIDQLAHGSNFVELCYLLLFGELPKEQQYADFESRIRNHTMVHDQINNFFKGFRRDAHPMSILCGVVGGLAAFYHDHMDITKEEDREISAIRLIAKMPTIAAMSYKYNIGQPFNYPRNDLSYAENFLYMMFSNPCEEYKINPIFAKAMDRIFMLHADHEQNASTSTVRLAGSTGANPFACISAGIAALWGPAHGGANEAVLNMLDEIGEDSEENIQRFVDRAKDKSDPFKLMGFGHRVYRNFDPRAKVMKETCDEVLAELGMANDPQLKIAKRLEQIALEDEYFIERKLYPNVDFYSGIILKAMGIPTNMFTVIFALSRTIGWISHWHEMLSSEYKISRPRQLYTGHPQRDFPRK, from the coding sequence ATGGCTGACAGGAAAGCAACGTTGAAAGTAGATGGACTTGATAAGCTAATCGAGTTTCCTGTCTATTCCGGCACCGCGGGCCCAGATGTGATCGATGTCCGCGGACTGGGCGCCGAGGGCTTTTTCACTCATGACCCGGGCTTTATGGCTACCTCCTGCACGGAATCGGCGATCACCTTTATCGATGGCGGCAAGGGCATACTGCTGCACCGTGGCTACCCCATCGACCAACTGGCCCATGGGTCCAATTTTGTCGAGCTGTGCTATCTGCTGCTATTTGGTGAACTGCCTAAAGAGCAGCAATACGCCGACTTCGAGTCGCGCATTCGCAACCACACCATGGTCCATGACCAGATCAACAACTTCTTTAAAGGGTTCCGCCGCGACGCCCACCCGATGTCGATCCTATGCGGCGTGGTCGGAGGCCTGGCGGCCTTCTATCACGATCATATGGACATCACCAAGGAGGAGGATCGCGAGATCAGCGCGATTCGCCTCATCGCCAAGATGCCCACCATCGCGGCGATGTCCTACAAGTATAACATCGGCCAACCATTCAACTATCCGCGCAACGATCTGAGCTATGCAGAGAACTTCCTCTACATGATGTTCAGCAACCCCTGCGAGGAGTACAAGATCAATCCCATCTTCGCCAAGGCGATGGATCGGATCTTCATGCTGCATGCCGATCACGAGCAGAATGCCTCGACCTCCACCGTGCGTCTGGCAGGCTCGACCGGTGCCAATCCGTTCGCCTGCATCAGCGCCGGTATCGCGGCGCTGTGGGGGCCCGCGCATGGCGGCGCCAACGAGGCGGTGCTCAACATGCTCGACGAGATCGGCGAGGATTCCGAAGAGAACATCCAGCGCTTCGTCGACCGCGCCAAGGACAAGAGCGATCCTTTCAAGCTGATGGGCTTCGGTCACCGTGTCTATCGCAACTTCGACCCGCGCGCCAAGGTGATGAAAGAGACCTGCGACGAGGTATTGGCGGAACTCGGCATGGCCAACGATCCTCAGCTCAAGATCGCCAAGCGCCTCGAGCAGATCGCCCTGGAGGATGAGTACTTCATCGAGCGCAAGCTCTACCCCAACGTCGACTTCTACTCTGGCATCATTCTCAAGGCGATGGGCATTCCGACCAACATGTTCACGGTGATCTTCGCCCTGTCGCGCACCATCGGCTGGATCTCCCACTGGCATGAGATGCTCAGCAGCGAGTACAAGATCAGCCGCCCACGTCAGCTCTACACCGGCCACCCGCAGCGGGACTTCCCACGCAAGTGA
- a CDS encoding NAD(P)-dependent oxidoreductase produces MSSDTSRIAFIGLGVMGYPMAGHLARAGLEVRVYNRTSAKAEAWVEEHSGSAHATPREAVEGADLVLICVGNDDDVRQVTLGEDGALQGMHEGSLLVDHTTASASLARELFDACRASQVEFIDAPVSGGQQGAINGALTIMCGGEESAFARAESTLGHYARSVKLLGPSGSGQLTKMVNQICIAGVVQGLAEGLHFAEQAGLDREQVIEVISQGAAGSWQMNNRYQTMLRDEYDHGFAVNWMRKDLEIALTQARELDARLPLTALVDQFYGDVQAMGGGRWDTSSLLKRLQKAH; encoded by the coding sequence ATGAGCAGCGACACTTCCCGCATCGCCTTCATCGGACTTGGTGTGATGGGTTATCCGATGGCGGGCCACCTGGCTCGCGCCGGACTCGAGGTTCGAGTCTACAATCGCACTTCGGCCAAGGCCGAGGCTTGGGTGGAGGAGCACTCGGGCAGCGCGCACGCCACGCCACGCGAGGCAGTCGAGGGCGCCGATCTGGTATTGATCTGCGTGGGTAACGACGACGATGTCCGCCAGGTCACCCTGGGCGAGGACGGTGCCCTGCAGGGCATGCATGAAGGGAGCCTGCTGGTCGATCACACCACGGCCTCCGCCAGCCTTGCACGTGAGCTCTTCGATGCCTGTCGGGCTAGCCAGGTAGAATTCATCGACGCCCCCGTCTCCGGTGGCCAGCAGGGGGCCATCAACGGCGCTCTGACGATCATGTGCGGCGGTGAAGAGAGCGCCTTTGCACGCGCCGAATCGACGCTTGGTCACTATGCCCGCTCGGTCAAGCTACTCGGCCCCAGCGGCAGTGGCCAACTCACCAAGATGGTCAACCAGATCTGCATTGCCGGCGTGGTACAGGGGCTGGCAGAGGGACTGCATTTTGCCGAGCAGGCAGGCCTCGACCGCGAACAGGTCATCGAGGTGATTTCCCAGGGTGCTGCTGGCTCATGGCAGATGAACAATCGTTACCAGACCATGCTCCGCGACGAGTATGACCATGGCTTCGCCGTGAACTGGATGCGCAAGGATCTGGAGATCGCCCTCACCCAGGCGCGCGAACTGGATGCCCGGCTACCACTCACGGCACTGGTCGATCAATTCTATGGCGATGTGCAGGCAATGGGTGGAGGACGCTGGGACACCTCCTCGCTACTGAAACGTCTACAGAAAGCCCATTGA
- the gltX gene encoding glutamate--tRNA ligase — protein sequence MTVRTRIAPSPTGDPHVGTAYIALFNLCFARQHGGQFILRIEDTDRVRSTPESEQMILDSLRWLGLDWDEGPDVGGPHGPYRQSERGEIYAEHAQRLLDAGHAFKCYRTSEELDELREARKAEGLQMALKPADLALPDDEVERREREGWPYVVRMQVPGEGTCRVEDMLRGTIEVEWSQVDAQILLKSDGMPTYHLANVVDDHLMGITHVLRGEEWINSAPKHQLLYEYFGWEMPVLCHMPLLRNPDKSKLSKRKNPTSISYYRRMGFLPQAVINYLGRMGWSMPDEREKFSLDEMMANFDIQRVSLGGPVFDLDKLTWLNGVYIREDLDDVAFLKALREWAFNEAYVKEILPQVRPRVDTLSDVIPLAGHFFSGLPKIDEASFESVKLEREELVRLLQFLVWRMEGVGRWEKALLLEEVKMLAEHFELKMKAFLAPVFIAVTGSVTSTSVMDAMAILGSDMTRARLRHAIEVMGGVSKKQAKRFEKVYRELDEAKKA from the coding sequence ATGACCGTACGTACCCGCATCGCGCCGTCGCCCACCGGCGACCCCCACGTAGGCACCGCCTATATCGCCCTGTTCAATCTCTGCTTCGCGCGCCAGCACGGCGGTCAGTTCATCCTGCGCATCGAGGATACCGACCGGGTGCGTTCGACGCCGGAGTCCGAGCAGATGATTCTCGATTCGCTGCGCTGGCTGGGGCTGGATTGGGATGAAGGGCCGGACGTGGGAGGCCCTCATGGCCCCTACCGCCAGAGCGAGCGCGGCGAGATATATGCCGAGCATGCCCAGCGGCTGCTCGACGCCGGCCACGCCTTCAAGTGCTACCGTACCAGTGAGGAGCTCGACGAGCTGCGCGAGGCGCGCAAGGCCGAAGGCCTGCAGATGGCGCTCAAGCCGGCCGACCTGGCCCTGCCAGATGACGAGGTAGAAAGACGCGAGCGCGAAGGTTGGCCCTATGTGGTGCGCATGCAGGTGCCGGGGGAGGGCACCTGCCGGGTCGAGGACATGCTGCGCGGTACCATCGAGGTCGAGTGGTCCCAGGTCGATGCCCAGATCCTGCTCAAGTCGGATGGCATGCCTACCTACCACCTGGCCAACGTAGTCGATGATCACCTGATGGGGATCACCCATGTGCTGCGCGGCGAGGAGTGGATCAACTCGGCGCCCAAGCATCAGCTGCTGTATGAGTACTTCGGCTGGGAGATGCCGGTACTGTGCCACATGCCGCTGCTGCGCAACCCCGACAAATCCAAGCTTTCCAAGCGCAAGAACCCGACCTCGATCAGCTACTATCGGCGCATGGGCTTCCTGCCGCAGGCGGTGATCAACTATCTCGGCCGCATGGGCTGGTCGATGCCCGACGAGCGCGAGAAGTTCTCCCTCGACGAGATGATGGCGAACTTCGACATCCAGCGCGTTTCCCTGGGCGGCCCGGTATTCGATCTCGACAAGCTCACCTGGCTCAACGGTGTCTATATCCGTGAGGATCTCGACGATGTCGCCTTCCTCAAGGCGCTGCGCGAGTGGGCCTTCAACGAGGCATACGTGAAAGAGATCCTGCCCCAGGTGCGGCCGCGGGTCGATACGCTCTCCGATGTCATACCGCTGGCCGGCCACTTCTTTTCAGGGCTGCCGAAGATTGACGAGGCGAGTTTCGAGTCGGTCAAGCTCGAGCGAGAGGAGCTCGTCAGACTGCTGCAATTCCTGGTCTGGCGTATGGAGGGGGTAGGGCGCTGGGAGAAGGCGTTGCTGCTCGAGGAGGTGAAGATGCTGGCCGAGCATTTCGAACTCAAGATGAAGGCCTTTCTGGCACCGGTGTTCATTGCCGTTACGGGGTCGGTCACTTCCACCTCCGTGATGGACGCCATGGCCATTCTCGGCTCCGACATGACGCGGGCGCGTCTGCGTCACGCCATCGAGGTGATGGGTGGGGTCTCCAAGAAGCAGGCCAAGCGTTTCGAAAAGGTCTACCGCGAGCTGGATGAAGCAAAAAAAGCTTGA
- a CDS encoding LysR family transcriptional regulator: protein MATLDALRVFIEVVRSGSFTAAARRLGISKSLASKRVAALEEELGVSLLNRSTRSLHLTEAGQIYYEHGLRIREELAAAEAQVQSVTARPRGQLKVSAQVSFGFMYLAAPTTAFMRRYPDVAVEILLEDQRFEPIDDSVDLAIRMGPLPPSSLVSRPLCKVVYGLYAAPEYLARVNRPLHPQDIREHDSIFYGNYDLGAHWRFSLNGQPLDVEPQSRLVINNLLGVVEAAKAGFGLAYLPTFAARQAVAEGLLLPLLQPYWNEHGSMLVLFRSRKYLPDKTRTYLDFITDWFREHLAL, encoded by the coding sequence GTGGCAACACTGGATGCATTGAGAGTCTTTATCGAAGTGGTGCGCAGCGGTAGCTTCACTGCTGCGGCACGTCGCCTCGGCATCTCCAAGTCGCTTGCCTCAAAGCGCGTCGCGGCGCTGGAAGAGGAGCTGGGCGTCAGCCTGCTCAATCGCTCCACCCGATCGCTGCATCTGACCGAGGCGGGGCAGATCTACTACGAGCATGGCTTGCGCATTCGCGAGGAGCTGGCCGCCGCCGAGGCTCAGGTGCAGTCGGTTACCGCACGTCCGCGCGGCCAGCTCAAGGTGAGTGCCCAGGTCAGCTTCGGCTTCATGTACCTGGCCGCACCGACCACTGCTTTCATGCGTCGTTATCCCGATGTGGCGGTGGAGATCCTACTCGAGGACCAGCGCTTCGAGCCTATCGATGATTCGGTCGACCTGGCGATTCGTATGGGTCCCTTGCCGCCGTCGAGTCTCGTCTCCCGTCCCTTGTGCAAGGTCGTCTATGGGCTTTATGCCGCGCCCGAGTATCTGGCCCGGGTCAATCGTCCGCTGCATCCTCAGGACATTCGCGAACATGACAGCATCTTCTATGGCAACTACGACCTGGGTGCGCACTGGCGCTTCTCGCTCAACGGCCAGCCGCTGGATGTCGAGCCGCAGTCACGCCTGGTGATCAACAATCTACTGGGAGTGGTGGAGGCAGCCAAGGCCGGCTTCGGGCTTGCCTATCTGCCGACCTTCGCCGCGCGTCAGGCGGTGGCGGAGGGATTGCTGTTGCCGTTGCTGCAGCCCTACTGGAACGAGCATGGCAGCATGCTGGTGCTGTTTCGCTCGCGTAAATACCTGCCGGACAAGACGCGCACCTACCTGGATTTCATCACCGACTGGTTTCGCGAGCATCTGGCACTGTAG
- a CDS encoding bifunctional 4-hydroxy-2-oxoglutarate aldolase/2-dehydro-3-deoxy-phosphogluconate aldolase — translation MTIEKQLPSTRTTELDSICTKTEVIPVITIERVEDAVPMCRALAEGGLRVLEITLRTDCALEAIKRVREALPGVSIGVGTVLTTAQYRQAEQVGADFVVTPGATDSLYRHGVASSVPMLPGVSTISELMAGWQYGYRRFKFFPAESSGGVKALKAFGAPIPEARFCPTGGITVDNAHEYLALPNVMCVGGSWLTPKAMIEAEDWQGIRELARQATERFPR, via the coding sequence ATGACCATTGAAAAACAGCTGCCATCCACTCGAACCACCGAGCTCGACAGCATCTGCACCAAGACCGAAGTGATCCCGGTCATCACCATCGAGCGCGTCGAAGATGCGGTGCCGATGTGCCGTGCGCTTGCCGAGGGTGGGCTCCGGGTACTGGAGATCACGTTGCGTACCGACTGCGCGCTGGAGGCAATCAAGCGCGTTCGAGAAGCGCTGCCGGGCGTCAGTATTGGCGTGGGAACGGTACTGACCACGGCTCAGTACCGCCAGGCCGAGCAGGTGGGAGCCGATTTCGTGGTCACGCCGGGGGCGACGGATTCGCTATATCGCCATGGGGTGGCAAGTTCGGTACCCATGTTGCCTGGCGTCTCGACCATCTCCGAGCTGATGGCCGGCTGGCAATATGGCTACCGCCGCTTCAAGTTCTTTCCTGCCGAATCGAGCGGCGGAGTCAAGGCGCTCAAGGCCTTCGGCGCGCCGATCCCCGAAGCGCGCTTCTGTCCCACTGGCGGTATCACCGTCGACAATGCGCACGAGTATCTGGCCCTGCCCAACGTCATGTGCGTAGGGGGCTCCTGGCTGACGCCCAAGGCGATGATCGAAGCCGAGGATTGGCAAGGCATCCGCGAGCTGGCACGGCAAGCCACTGAGCGCTTCCCACGCTGA
- the pgl gene encoding 6-phosphogluconolactonase yields MSLPREQLARQLAEAVAEALRQDLAIQERALLVVSGGSTPVPFFEALAAMELPWTRVDVTLADERWVGETSPDSNARLVREHLLQGPASSASFTALTTDDGTPEQGVEAIAPRLEALAWPASVVVLGMGSDGHTASLFPDSPELSLALSTEVSVVAVRTPSQPQPRISLSADRLHQAKRHALHITGDDKRSVLASAMAGDDARSLPIRAFLACPLAIYWAP; encoded by the coding sequence ATGAGCCTGCCCCGTGAACAATTGGCTCGGCAACTCGCCGAGGCCGTAGCCGAAGCCCTGCGCCAGGATCTGGCTATTCAGGAGCGCGCCTTGCTGGTGGTCTCCGGCGGCTCGACGCCGGTGCCCTTCTTCGAGGCGCTGGCGGCCATGGAGCTGCCCTGGACGCGTGTCGACGTTACCCTGGCCGACGAGCGCTGGGTCGGCGAGACAAGTCCTGACAGCAACGCGCGCCTGGTGCGTGAGCATCTTTTGCAGGGGCCGGCCTCGTCGGCCTCGTTCACTGCACTGACGACCGATGACGGCACCCCCGAGCAGGGTGTCGAGGCGATCGCGCCTCGGCTGGAGGCATTGGCCTGGCCAGCCAGTGTCGTGGTGTTGGGGATGGGGAGCGACGGGCATACGGCCTCGCTGTTTCCCGACAGCCCAGAGCTTTCGCTGGCACTGAGCACCGAGGTATCGGTGGTGGCGGTACGTACCCCTAGCCAGCCGCAACCCAGAATCTCCTTGAGCGCCGACCGCCTGCACCAGGCGAAGCGCCATGCGCTGCATATTACCGGTGACGACAAGCGCTCCGTGCTGGCCTCCGCCATGGCTGGCGATGACGCGCGCTCTCTGCCGATTCGTGCCTTCCTGGCCTGTCCTCTGGCCATCTACTGGGCGCCCTGA
- the zwf gene encoding glucose-6-phosphate dehydrogenase produces MTYKSASSGITDTEADLALFGALGDLALRKLYPALYQLDREGLLPKATRILGLARYEYDAASFQARVSEALHKRVKASELEKACLERFLARIDYAQVEFTDSVGYEAICEWRKGSPHPMIIYLAVPASIYGDICGCLKSSGCVDDDSRIVVEKPIGSDLHSSQVINDAIGEVFPEDRIYRIDHYLGKETVQNLIALRFANPLFGTQWNQNHISHVEITVAEEVGIEGRWGYFDKAGQLRDMVQNHLLQLLCLIAMDPPSNLDADAIRDEKVKVLKALKPFTAEALGRDVVRGQYTSGNSYGLSVPGYLEEEGANLESHTETFVAMKTEVANWRWAGVPFYLRTGKRMPEKLSQIVINFRQQAHYIFDPDQRSLAANKLIIRLQPEEGIALQVLTKDSGLDKGMRLRPGPLHLDFNSVFPKSRIPDAYERLLLEVMKGQQYLFVRRDEVEHAWMWCDHLIAGWEARDMPPRRYPAGSWGPVASIAMITQDGRSWYEDY; encoded by the coding sequence ATGACCTATAAGAGCGCATCATCAGGCATAACCGATACCGAGGCCGATCTGGCTCTGTTCGGTGCCTTGGGTGATTTGGCCCTGCGCAAACTCTATCCCGCTCTCTATCAGCTCGATCGGGAAGGACTATTGCCCAAGGCAACACGCATCCTCGGCCTGGCCCGCTACGAATATGACGCGGCATCCTTCCAGGCACGCGTCTCGGAAGCCTTGCACAAGCGGGTCAAGGCCAGTGAGCTCGAGAAAGCCTGTCTCGAGCGATTCCTGGCACGTATCGACTACGCCCAAGTCGAGTTTACCGATAGCGTCGGGTATGAGGCTATCTGCGAGTGGCGCAAGGGGTCGCCACATCCGATGATTATCTACCTGGCCGTGCCGGCCAGCATTTACGGAGACATCTGCGGCTGTCTGAAGAGCAGCGGCTGCGTGGACGACGATAGCCGTATCGTGGTCGAAAAGCCGATCGGCTCCGACCTGCACTCCTCCCAGGTGATCAATGACGCCATAGGCGAGGTCTTTCCTGAGGATCGCATCTATCGTATCGATCACTACCTCGGCAAGGAGACCGTGCAGAACCTGATCGCGCTGCGCTTCGCCAACCCCCTGTTCGGTACCCAGTGGAACCAGAACCATATCTCCCACGTCGAGATCACCGTTGCCGAGGAGGTTGGTATTGAAGGGCGCTGGGGCTATTTCGACAAGGCGGGCCAGCTGCGCGACATGGTGCAGAATCACCTGCTGCAGCTGCTCTGCCTGATCGCCATGGATCCGCCGTCGAATCTCGATGCCGACGCCATCCGCGACGAGAAAGTCAAGGTGCTCAAGGCCCTCAAGCCGTTTACCGCGGAGGCCCTGGGCCGTGATGTGGTACGCGGCCAGTACACTTCCGGCAACAGCTACGGACTCAGCGTGCCCGGCTATCTGGAAGAGGAGGGGGCCAATCTCGAGAGCCATACCGAAACCTTCGTTGCCATGAAGACCGAGGTGGCCAACTGGCGCTGGGCCGGTGTGCCATTCTATCTGCGCACCGGCAAGCGGATGCCGGAGAAGCTTTCGCAGATCGTGATCAACTTCCGTCAGCAGGCGCACTATATCTTCGACCCCGACCAGCGCAGCCTGGCGGCCAACAAGCTGATCATCCGCCTGCAGCCCGAGGAGGGGATCGCGCTGCAGGTGCTGACCAAGGATAGCGGCCTGGACAAGGGCATGCGACTGCGCCCGGGGCCGCTGCATCTCGATTTCAACAGCGTCTTTCCCAAGTCGCGCATCCCCGATGCCTACGAACGCTTGTTGCTGGAGGTAATGAAGGGCCAGCAGTACCTATTCGTGAGGCGCGACGAAGTAGAGCATGCCTGGATGTGGTGCGATCACCTGATTGCTGGTTGGGAAGCGCGGGACATGCCGCCGCGTCGCTACCCTGCGGGCTCCTGGGGGCCGGTGGCCTCCATCGCCATGATCACCCAGGATGGCCGCAGCTGGTACGAGGATTATTGA